A window of Trichoderma atroviride chromosome 3, complete sequence contains these coding sequences:
- a CDS encoding uncharacterized protein (BUSCO:EOG092D4HT4) — translation MSSSLARPMLRSPALRQLAFRRSESTAANKASETAKDAAAKAKEYQAKAAQGLSRVAGAAGPAIAGAARGVTNALGKVGGRTGKLINFVEKQTPQAVYYGKVALETGKIVFHTQKMSPPSVATFQSFYQSLWKSVQSGTILKSPQNLLQQVRSLTPGQLVAGGVIFAECLGFFTVGEMIGRFKLIGYRGETASHH, via the exons ATGTCTTCGTCACTTGCTCGTCCCATGCTCCGCTCGCCGGCTCTGCGCCAGCTTGCTTTCCGCCGCAGCGAgagcaccgccgccaacaaggcCTCCGAGACCGCCAAGGAcgctgccgccaaggccaaggagtACCAGGCAAAGGCTGCGCAGGGCCTGTCGCGCGtcgccggcgctgctggacctGCCATTGCCGGTGCTGCTCGTGGCGTCACCAACGCGCTCGGCAAGGTCGGTGGACGAACTGGCAAGCTGATCAACTTCGTTGAGA AGCAAACCCCTCAGGCCGTTTACTACGGCAAGGTCGCCCTTGAGACCGGCAAGATCGTCTTCCACACCCAGAAGATGAGCCCTCC TTCCGTTGCCACCTTCCAGTCCTTCTACCAGTCCTTGTGGAAGTCCGTCCAGAGCGGCACCATCCTCAAGTCTCCTCAGAaccttctccagcaggtCCGCAGCCTGACTCCCGGCCAGCTCGTTGCTGGCGGCGTCATCTTCGCCGAGTGCCTTGGATTCTTCACCGTTGGCGAGATGATTGGCCGATTCAAGCTCATTGGCTACCGAGGAGAGACTGCCTCTCACCACTAA